In one Caldisericota bacterium genomic region, the following are encoded:
- a CDS encoding radical SAM protein encodes MSLGESTKRVVLTKATESLVSYLKKDPEKRIKRAVNAIAGMGEKFSFLPVFKEQLSNIKSITDLDHSGKKLIVNLIKDTREDILKKLAVNFAVNASWIGVAKERAITKKEGFNVPYFMLIDPTERCNYNCKGCWAGSYEQAKEMPLETFNRVLNEAKELGMYFIVVSGGEPTVYPHLLDVFKEHNDMAFMFYTNGSLFTRKFVEELADAGNAIPCFSVEGFKEKTDERRGEGAWDRVMKAMDNMKEVGVPFGYSITETHDNLEEVLSDEFVDFMINKGAKIAWYFQYIPVGRTPDINMMLTPEQRMRSYDRIHAVRSSRSLFVADFWNDGPYTGGCLAGGRRYFHITADGSIEPCAFIHLSQGNIYDMSLKEALQLPFFKEIQKMQPYSTNLLMPCLLVDNPDCFRKISLLPGVRSTDGTAENMSGEVGKHLNKLSKQWESISTPVFDKDFPDVAKKTKEYKEKKEKIIKEGGGNIEQFNVSDEIEK; translated from the coding sequence ATGAGTTTAGGTGAGAGCACAAAAAGAGTAGTTCTTACAAAGGCGACAGAAAGCCTTGTGTCTTACTTAAAAAAAGATCCGGAAAAGAGGATCAAGCGGGCTGTAAATGCAATTGCTGGAATGGGTGAGAAATTTTCTTTTTTACCGGTATTTAAAGAGCAACTTAGCAATATAAAGAGCATTACAGATTTAGACCATTCTGGTAAAAAGCTTATTGTTAATCTCATAAAAGATACGAGGGAAGATATACTGAAAAAGCTTGCCGTGAATTTTGCTGTAAATGCAAGCTGGATAGGTGTTGCAAAAGAACGTGCAATTACAAAGAAAGAAGGTTTCAATGTCCCTTATTTTATGCTGATTGACCCTACCGAACGGTGTAACTATAATTGCAAAGGTTGCTGGGCGGGTTCTTACGAACAGGCAAAGGAAATGCCTCTTGAAACATTTAATAGAGTTCTTAACGAAGCAAAAGAGTTAGGTATGTACTTTATTGTTGTTTCAGGTGGAGAGCCGACAGTTTATCCGCACCTTCTTGATGTTTTCAAAGAGCATAACGATATGGCATTTATGTTTTATACTAACGGGTCTCTCTTCACAAGAAAATTTGTGGAAGAGCTTGCCGATGCAGGAAATGCAATACCGTGTTTTAGCGTGGAAGGGTTTAAAGAGAAAACAGATGAACGAAGAGGCGAGGGTGCCTGGGACAGAGTAATGAAAGCGATGGATAATATGAAAGAGGTAGGTGTTCCATTTGGTTATTCTATAACAGAAACGCATGATAATTTAGAAGAAGTATTAAGTGACGAGTTTGTAGATTTTATGATTAACAAAGGTGCGAAAATCGCATGGTATTTTCAATATATTCCTGTTGGGAGAACTCCTGATATAAACATGATGCTTACTCCAGAGCAGCGCATGCGTTCTTACGACCGGATTCATGCTGTCAGGTCCAGTAGGTCTTTATTTGTAGCCGATTTCTGGAACGACGGTCCTTATACTGGCGGATGTCTTGCAGGGGGGAGAAGATACTTTCATATTACAGCAGATGGCAGTATAGAGCCCTGTGCATTTATACATTTGTCCCAGGGGAATATTTATGATATGTCTTTGAAAGAAGCTTTGCAGCTTCCATTTTTTAAGGAAATACAAAAAATGCAGCCATATTCAACCAATTTGCTTATGCCGTGCTTACTTGTAGATAATCCTGACTGTTTCCGCAAAATTTCTTTACTGCCTGGTGTACGCAGCACGGATGGCACTGCCGAAAATATGAGCGGAGAAGTTGGCAAGCATCTTAATAAGCTGTCAAAGCAATGGGAATCGATTTCAACGCCTGTGTTTGATAAAGATTTTCCTGATGTAGCAAAAAAGACTAAAGAATATAAAGAAAAGAAAGAAAAAATTATTAAAGAAGGTGGCGGAAATATAGAGCAATTTAATGTTTCAGATGAAATAGAAAAGTAG